From the Bacteroidota bacterium genome, the window AAGTGTCGTTCTCTTGTTTAACGTTATGTCATGAGGCAGGATGCGGTTTCCCCACCCGCACTGAACGGTACGTTCGGGCGGGGATTTTCCCCGCAAAAAGCAGCGCCTCGAATGTTAACCCCAATTATTGTAAAAATGAAAATTCACTTTGCCTTTATAATATTTGCCTTTGCTGTTGTCATAAAGCCGATAGCTTCGTTCGGACAGAACCATAAAGACAAACTGGCGAAGAATGCTGTCTTTCTTGAAGGCGCGGGACAAGGCCTTTTGTATTCTTTAAATTATGAAAGGACAATATTCAGCAAAGATATTTTTTCAACTACTTTCAGAATAGGTATAACCCCATGTGTGTCGAGAAACCATGCATCGGGAAATGGTGGGCAGTTATTTGGTTTAGTGAATTGCCTGATAGGGAAGAAGCGGATTAAATTCGAAGTAGGACTGGGCATCGATAACCATTTCAATTTTAATTCTGACATTTCGGGCAAGGAATATAAAAAAGGTGTTTTTAATGGAACTGTTGGCTATGCGGCGCCCCCCGATCCTCCATACTTTTTAGATATTACCTCACAAATATCATTTCGACATCAAATATCTGCTAATAATTGGTTCTATAGAATATCATTTATCCTTTCTGACGAATTGGCCAGAGATGGATGGGGCAACCGGACACATTTCATGTTGCCATGGGGTGGCCTCAGCTTTGGAAAGATGTTTTAATTAGAAATCACCTACCGCGAATAGATAGGCGACGGGCCGTCCGCCACAGGCGGACAGTCACTCTTCGTTCTTCACTTGTCTTTTATCTTTTGACTTACGACTCACGACTCACGATCCGTCAGGAGACGGATTTCGGCTTCGCCTCAACTCACAACTCACGACTCACGACTCATGACTCATGACTCACGACTCACGACTCCCGACTTCACCTTTTACCCTTCTTTTTCAGGACGCCCGCGCTTACAGCTGCAATCCTATCTGCACTTCAAATCCGCGGTAATTCAGTTTTGAATCAGAGAAAGAAGCTGTTTTTGTTACCACCGGATCACCGAGTTTGCCTCCCGTATAGCTTCCGTTCAGGTCAAGTTTTGAGCCGCCCATATAATACATCACACCGGGGCAGATGGCTCTGTCGCGGCTTATCCAGATGTTGAACGTCATGCCGAACACGAAACCGTGGGCAATGTTGTTTTTGAAACTGAAGTCGGAGGTGCAGGCATCCCAGCCTTCGCGCTTGGCAAGCATACGGTCGAAGTTGCCTTCGTTTATTTGAGGCAGGATGTTGTAGCATCCGAAATACCCGCCCTGAAAATCAATGTCAACACTGCCCAGTGGCAGCGACAAGGCCGGCATAAAACTCAGCATTACCGAATGGAAAGGTCCCATAAGCGGTTGGTTGCCGTTGTAACCGTCGGGCAAACCCTTTACCGACATGCCGCCAATGGTATAAATGGCTGCGCCCGGAATCAGTTTTATCCATTGAACCCGTCTGAAGGTTATCTGCTGGGTATAACTGAAAGGCGCAACAGGAACAGAGAATGAACCGTGCTCCGGAAAAAAATAACTTACCCCAATCTGTGCCTTTGCCGGTAAGCAGCAACAAAATAATATGGAAATTATGATACTGTAGAGTGCTTTTTTTATCATGCCTGTAAATAAAATTAGTTCATTGAGTGTCGTTCGCTGAGCTTCGGTCGTTGAGTCCGTCAGCCGACGGATCGAAGCGCCGAAACATCATTATTTATAATTGCGCTTCCCGAACAGCACGGTTCCCAGACGAACTATGGTGCTGCCTTCTTCAATTGCAATGCGGTAATCGCTGCTCATGCCCATAGACAGTTCAGCGAAAGCGGCCTTATCTTTAAAATCCAGTTTCTTTATCGTGTCAAATACGTTTTTCAGTCCGTTGAATTCACTGCGCACAAGTGCTGTGTCGTCGGTAAAACTTGCCATTCCCATCAATCCGCAGATGCGCACGTTTTCCATGGCAGCGTATTGAGCCGACTGAATAATTGCAATTGCTTCATCGGCCGAAAGACCGAATTTTGTTTCTTCGGTGGCAATATACATTTCAAGCAGGCAATCAATAACACGATTGTTTTTCGCCGCTTCTTTATTTATTTCCTGAAGCAGATTCAGACTGTCTGTACTATGTATCACCGATACAAAAGGCGCAATATATTTTACCTTGTTTGTTTGCAGATGCCCGATAAAATGCCATTCAATATCGCCGGGGCAGACGGGTTGTTTGGCGGTGAGTTCCTGAACCCGGTTCTCGCCAAATATACGTTGACCGCAATCGTATAATTCAATGATTTCTTCTGCAGGATGTGTTTTGCTTACCGCGATGAGTTTTACGCCGGCAGGCAGTGTCTTTCTTATTTCTTCAAGATGTTCTTTAATTCCCATGATTCGGTTTAAACAGCCAGATTGTATTCGCGAAGCGCTTCGTTGAGTGAAATTTTCAGGTCGGTTGATGGTTTGCGTTTGCCGATGATGAGTGCGCAGGGTACATTATACGTGCCCGACGGAAAACTTTTGGGCATGCTTCCCGGAATCACCACGCTGCGGGCGGGTACAAATCCCGGATATTCTATAGGTTTAGGACCGCTGACATCAATAATGCGGGTGGATTTTGTAATCACAACGCCTGCGCCAATCACGGATTCTCTTTCCACATGTACGCCTTCAACAATGATACAGCGCGAACCAATAAAGCAATTATCTTCAATGATAACGGGAGCCGCCTGTATGGGTTCAAGCACACCGCCAATGCCCACACCACCGCTCAGGTGTACGTTCTTCCCGATCTGTGCGCAGGAGCCAACGGTAGCCCAGGTGTCTATCATGGTGCCTGCATCAACATATGCGCCGATGTTAACGTAGGAAGGCATCATTACCACACCGGGCGCCAGATAAGCACCGTGGCGGGCAATGCCGTGAGGTACAACGCGAACGCCCAGATGCCGGTAACCTGTTTTCAATTTCATTTTATCATGAAATTCAAGAGGTCCTGCCGTGCTTGTTTCCATGGGTTGAATAGGGAAGTACAGCACTACGGCTTTTTTAACCCATTCGTTTACCGTCCATCCTTTTACAGCAGGCTCTGCCACGCGTAATTCACCTTTGTCAAGAAGGTCTATTACTTCGCGAATGGCATCACATATCGTCGGCTGTTTCAGGAGTTCGCGCTTCTCCCATGCCAGCTCTACCGCATCTTTTAATTGGTCAATAGTCATGACTTTCGTTTTTTCAAAATTAGTGAAAAATTGCATCTGACGGCAAATGCAACGGTAAATTGTGCTAAATTTGCACCCGTATTATAATATGCATATGGGACGGGTAATGGCAATTGATTTCGGTACAAAAAGAATAGGCGTTGCCGTAACCGACGAACTGAAAATGATTGCCAGTCCGCAGGGAACCTACAATCAGCTTGAGTTTTTTCCATTTCTGGCCAACTATATTGCTGCCGAAACGGTTGAATGCATTGTGGTGGGCAAGCCGGTACAGATGAATAATACGGATTCTGAATCAGAAAAATATATTTTGCCTTTTGTGAAAAAACTTATTTCGCTGTATCCCGGAATTCCGGTTGTTCGGTACGATGAACGCTTCACCTCTAAAATGGCACAGCAGGCTATGATAGACGGCGGACTGAAA encodes:
- a CDS encoding YggS family pyridoxal phosphate-dependent enzyme, with the translated sequence MGIKEHLEEIRKTLPAGVKLIAVSKTHPAEEIIELYDCGQRIFGENRVQELTAKQPVCPGDIEWHFIGHLQTNKVKYIAPFVSVIHSTDSLNLLQEINKEAAKNNRVIDCLLEMYIATEETKFGLSADEAIAIIQSAQYAAMENVRICGLMGMASFTDDTALVRSEFNGLKNVFDTIKKLDFKDKAAFAELSMGMSSDYRIAIEEGSTIVRLGTVLFGKRNYK
- a CDS encoding 2,3,4,5-tetrahydropyridine-2,6-dicarboxylate N-succinyltransferase, whose amino-acid sequence is MTIDQLKDAVELAWEKRELLKQPTICDAIREVIDLLDKGELRVAEPAVKGWTVNEWVKKAVVLYFPIQPMETSTAGPLEFHDKMKLKTGYRHLGVRVVPHGIARHGAYLAPGVVMMPSYVNIGAYVDAGTMIDTWATVGSCAQIGKNVHLSGGVGIGGVLEPIQAAPVIIEDNCFIGSRCIIVEGVHVERESVIGAGVVITKSTRIIDVSGPKPIEYPGFVPARSVVIPGSMPKSFPSGTYNVPCALIIGKRKPSTDLKISLNEALREYNLAV
- the ruvX gene encoding Holliday junction resolvase RuvX, with translation MGRVMAIDFGTKRIGVAVTDELKMIASPQGTYNQLEFFPFLANYIAAETVECIVVGKPVQMNNTDSESEKYILPFVKKLISLYPGIPVVRYDERFTSKMAQQAMIDGGLKKKDRQNKALLDSISAAIILQSYLENQNYKTS